In the genome of Candidatus Microbacterium phytovorans, one region contains:
- a CDS encoding aminoglycoside phosphotransferase family protein — MDATADALAGDAPAARADDPEADLLVEALDLPEPSVRAFSREPLGRGTVAGFVLEPGAASASGLPSDAVAYVDTSLLPVAQETGLALPGVGRVWVHPADPHLPALAPAAFSDAIAVLFARLGVTDAARPEIVGYRPGRRAVLRVATAEGALWVKVVRPSRIERVVEAHTVLRSHGLPVPVVRGWSPTGLLVLESAAGIAATDTATLAWSPERLLDATATLREAMAATATAWPARTSLAERLPWYVDRLRGALPAADARVASIASRIDDALHSAPPASVTIHGDLHLGQLFLDAEGAITGLIDVDTAGLGDPADDAAAFTGHAVASALLTRHHGGDAARVAALADAAHERWGHGPRVGALTGVHLLGHALAAASAGDDARAGHLLTAAERALADHKSPLMADFEGS; from the coding sequence TGACGATCCGGAAGCGGACCTCCTCGTCGAGGCGCTCGACCTGCCCGAGCCGTCGGTGCGGGCCTTCTCGCGCGAACCGCTGGGGCGGGGGACGGTGGCGGGGTTCGTCCTCGAGCCCGGTGCGGCCTCGGCATCCGGGCTCCCCTCCGACGCCGTCGCCTACGTCGACACGTCGCTGCTGCCGGTCGCACAGGAGACGGGGCTGGCCCTTCCCGGTGTCGGGCGCGTGTGGGTGCACCCCGCCGATCCGCACCTGCCCGCACTCGCTCCCGCCGCGTTCAGCGATGCGATCGCGGTGCTCTTCGCCCGCCTGGGCGTGACGGACGCCGCGCGTCCCGAGATCGTCGGTTACCGCCCCGGACGCCGGGCCGTCCTGCGCGTTGCCACGGCGGAGGGGGCGTTGTGGGTCAAGGTCGTGCGCCCGAGCCGCATCGAGCGCGTGGTCGAGGCGCACACGGTCCTGCGATCCCACGGCCTTCCCGTCCCCGTGGTGCGGGGGTGGTCGCCGACGGGCCTCCTCGTGCTGGAGAGCGCCGCGGGCATCGCTGCCACCGACACGGCCACGCTCGCGTGGAGCCCGGAGCGCCTGCTGGATGCCACGGCGACGCTGCGGGAGGCGATGGCGGCTACCGCGACCGCCTGGCCTGCGCGCACCTCGCTCGCGGAGCGCCTGCCCTGGTACGTCGACAGGCTGCGCGGGGCGCTTCCGGCGGCGGACGCGCGCGTCGCCTCGATCGCCTCGCGGATCGACGACGCGCTGCACAGCGCCCCTCCGGCATCCGTCACGATCCACGGCGACCTTCACCTCGGTCAGCTCTTCCTCGATGCGGAGGGCGCGATCACGGGACTCATCGACGTGGACACGGCAGGGCTCGGCGACCCCGCCGACGACGCGGCGGCGTTCACCGGCCACGCCGTCGCCAGTGCTCTGCTCACCCGGCACCACGGGGGAGACGCCGCGCGCGTGGCCGCGCTCGCCGATGCCGCCCACGAGCGATGGGGGCACGGGCCGCGCGTCGGCGCTCTCACGGGCGTGCACCTGCTCGGGCACGCTCTGGCCGCCGCGTCAGCGGGCGACGACGCTCGCGCCGGGCACCTTCTGACGGCCGCGGAGCGTGCGCTCGCCGACCATAAGAGCCCTCTCATGGCCGACTTCGAGGGGTCTTAG